DNA from Deinobacterium chartae:
TGTTCGTGCTCGACCCTGCGGCGACCGCCGCCCGCATCAAAATCTACGAGAAGGCCGGACAGCACCGCGCCCTGCCCGCCCCTAGCAAGCCCGGCGAGGTGGCCGGCTGGGTAGCGACCCGCGCCAAGAGCCGCAAGCTGCAGCTGGACCGCGACGCCGCCCTGCGGCTGGCCGAGATCTTCGGGGGGGACCTCGCCTCTATCGCTGCCGAGCTGCTCAAGTTCGAGCTGATCGCCGAGGGCCGGGTGGACGCGGCGATGGTGGACCGCGTGGTGAACCTGCGTCCGCCCGGAGACTCGTTTGCCCTGCTGGGGGCTGCGACCGCCGGACGCGCTCAGGAGGCCGCCCAGCAGCTCGAGCGGTTGATCGAGGGCGGAGAGGACCCGTTCAAGCTGATGGGCGCGGTGGTCTGGCAGTACAGCCTGGTGGCGCGCTGCGTGGCGCTGCGCCAGGAAAACCCCGGGGTCAACGAGCACGCGGCGGCCCAGCGCCTGGGCGTCAAGCCCTACCCGGCCAAGAAAGCCCTCGAGGTGG
Protein-coding regions in this window:
- the holA gene encoding DNA polymerase III subunit delta, with product MILAFSGNRFLAEEALRDEVRARGLNPRDLPQLGGDDLTLEALLPLLQGSLFGPSNVIVDLEGHKGAKELLAAMEGADATLFVLDPAATAARIKIYEKAGQHRALPAPSKPGEVAGWVATRAKSRKLQLDRDAALRLAEIFGGDLASIAAELLKFELIAEGRVDAAMVDRVVNLRPPGDSFALLGAATAGRAQEAAQQLERLIEGGEDPFKLMGAVVWQYSLVARCVALRQENPGVNEHAAAQRLGVKPYPAKKALEVARRLNEDRIRVHLVRILEADRAMKSGTPPRSALERLVLQLSL